The Salvia splendens isolate huo1 chromosome 20, SspV2, whole genome shotgun sequence nucleotide sequence GTCACACGTACCCAAAGAACATGGCTGTTTAGTGCCCTTCTTTCCTAAAATAGTAAAGGcccaatttggtccttaacatattgcaattttatgattttggtccaaaacattatctttagaattattcggtccctcacaaataaaaatgggtcacatttggtctgaatttgacggaactgttaaaatttaacagtcaacgaactttaattacattttgaccggattaagttaataaaaatgttttattaatgTCTAAATCTAATTAACccaaaactaataaattaagaaTTATAAATGGAAACAACTCATTGCTGTCACAGATTTTGACTTCggattctgattctgattcgGATTCAAAATCACCATAATTTTAAAACGGAAACAAATAATTCCAATCAAGGAAAACAATCTCTCTGTTTGCATgagcaaatttttttttctcattcaaTTCTCTGCAGTGAGAAAAAAGCGTCCATTGCAATTCAATCCCTAGTCCGATGGCGTCAACAAGATTGATTTTTTTCACCGTCTTTTCGTTTCTAGTCGCCGCCTCCCGCTCTCAGTCCGGCGACTCGGCGGTGATGCAGGAATTGAAGTAGAGCATCAACGTGCCGAGTCAACTCGGGTGGACTGACCCAGACCCCTGCAAGTGGAAGTCTGTCACCTGCTCCAGAGACAAACGTGTCATCAAGATCCAAATCAGGCAACAAAACCTCCAGGGCTCGCTGCCTCCCTCCCTCGGAAAGCTCACATCTCTCCAAACTGTGGAGGTCCAAAACAACCAGCTCTTCGGCGCCCTCCCGAGTCTCGTCGGGTTGAACTCGCTGAAAACGCTCTTCGTCAGCAACAACAACTTCACCTTCGTCCCTCCCGACTTCTTCGACGGTATGACCTCTTTGCAAGAGGTCTCCATGGATTACAATCACTTAGGGTTCAACAATATCGAGGGCCCGGGCAATATCGAGGGCCCGCTGCCGCCCTCGTTGCCCGGCTCCTCGATACAAAGCCTGTGGCTGAATGGCCAGATGATTGGAATGAACGGCTCCATTTCTGTTATGCAAAACATGACTCAATTGACTCAAATCTGGCTACACAAAAATGATTTCTACGGCCCCTTGCCTGATTTCACTGGGTTGATTCAATTGCAGGATTTGTCGTTGAGGCAGAATAGCTTTACCGACCCTGTGCCCGActaataaaattcataatttattagttttggattaattagatattagacattaataaaatatatttattaatttaatcctgtcaaaatgtaattaaaattcgttgaccgttaaattttaacagttccgtcaaattcggatcaaatgtgacccgtttttatttgtgcgggaccgaataattcaaaagataatgttttagatcaaaatcataaaatcacaATATGTTAAGGATAAAAATGTGTCTTTAGTCTTCCTAAAACTATACAAACATTTTCATCAAGAGTTCTCTATTTTACTCGAATCGGTATTTCTATTTACAAAGTGTGGATTCAAATGATGAAAGGAAACCAGCAAATCCAGCCAAGAATTAGTGGGGCAAATGTCATACATCAACACATGTCAATGGACTCACAGGTCTTCAACTGTTCCCCTTGCTGTATTAAATGCTATAATGCACCATGCATGCTCCTTTTCACATTCACACCCAAAATCAATTGCTTTTTTTATTCTTCAATcacttcttttctttctcttctcaCCTTATTTTAATCTCAACCCTAGTTAGTACAAACCCATTCCCGATCCCACATGTTTGTGTTAAATTCAGGCCAATTTTGGGGCAATTTGAAGAAATGAGGATAAAAGGCAATTGAGAAATGCAGAGTCCATTTTTAAAAAGTCCTTCAAACCCCACCTTCCTCCTATCCATTCCGAACCACTTCATTTATTAGAGAGAACTGGCTGATCCTCGCACCTAATTACATCCGTCACTCACAAATATCCCACTTCCACCACACCCCATTTCAAGATtccaaatttattttaattttcacaCAAAAACTTCAATTCTGACTAAAAAGGTGTGGAGATGCGTGCGATTGTTGGTGGGGTGTTTTTAATTTTGGCCTTGCTGTTGAGTTTCGGATTTTGCCACGTGAGTTTGCTTCCCATAGATAGATCCCATGGAAAAAAATCGAATCTTTATTGACAAGGTGGTGTGGATTTAGTTGCAGGAGATGATGGTGCcggcggcggtggaggcggAGACGATCATCGGCCGGAGGAGGCTGGGGAGCTTCCAGATATGCGCTCTCTGCACTTGCTGCGGCGGCGGAAGCAGAAACTACTGTGTGTCGACGCCGTGTTGCTATGCAATCAATTGCAATATCCCAAACAGACCCTTTGGCTTTTGCTCTTTCACTCCCAAGACTTGCAATTGCTTTGGATGCCATCTCTAATCTTCTTGTAATTATTCGTGGTAAGTATCATAAATTTGTCATTGTTATTACAATTATACTATTATTTGCAGTTTATGAATAGTGGTAAGTAATAATGTAAGGTGAAAAGAGTGGACAAAAATTATAGTACAAACGGGATTGGTCCAACCATTCATTCCCACCAGCTGTATATTGCACAagtattaaaatgataaaatggatATGTGATGGATCAGGTCTGGGTCCAAAAGGAGGGGTGGTCCTTTTGGTTTTGCTCATGGTCCTCCTCCGGGTACGGGTCGGCCCAGCACTGGTCCGACTCCGCTGCCTTCTTCCACCTCCTCCTGAACACCTTGTACTCGTTATACGACTCTCTTCGCACCTGATTTCATGGCCACCATCATCACCGTCACTTGCTTTTTTGCGagttactccatccgtcccccaataattgtccactttggtttcgacacgggttttaagaaatgtaaaagaaagtgaatagtaaaagttaatgaaatatagGTCTTacttttgtatattaattttataataaaatatgagtgaaagaagttagtggaatgcaggacctacttaccatttatagtaaaaagtgaaagtggacaattaatggggtCGGgtgaaaatgacaaaagtggacCGTTaataggggacggagggagtaattaattcTGCCTAATTATAGATAGCTTACTGCGAGTCTTTGGTCGATTTCGCCCGACCCGGATTTATCCTGCAAATAAATACCACCACAATCTCACATTCCTACTCTTACTAGAATAAATTCAGTATACACACTACTTGGTAGCACCTTTTTTTCATTAGAAGAGGTCTTGTTCCATCTAGACGTCTGCATGTGTATAAGCAGCTTAGTTGATAAGACGTATTTTATGAAACCAATACATATGATGAGGGGATGGAAATTAACTTTACCTTTTGGCGAGGATCTCCCAGAGTTGGGAGGCCGTAGTGAACAAGATATTCGGTATCCACAACCCCTATCTTTTTCGTTCGATCACCCTATGCAAGAGACGATTGTATGAGATAGTAGACGAAATTCTAGAAAACAGCTATATAAACTTGACCGTACCTGTGCGCAATAACCAAGCCGTATGTCTAGTCCCCAGGCATGGATCAAATCGTTCTACACATACACAAATGTCACTCCTCAATCTAGCTATGTATGCAAAAACATTTCATCTGTAACTTAATATACCTGGATCATATACCACACACAACGCCATGCAGCTTTCGAGAATACAGGGGCCATCACTTCTATCCACCTATTGCCATTGCCAACTAGATTAATATACCAAACACCCTTTGACCTTTTTAATAAAACGTTGTAACAAGTCCAGTTGTTTAACTGTAAATTCTACCCTGTGCAAGGAGGACCGGTGCTGTTGTCATTGCACTGAATACCCTTACCGTCGTGTTTATAAGACCTCCTGTGGACTTTAGATCTCCCCGATCGAGCTGTGATAAGATGATGCATCTCAGACTTGTCAAGATCTAGCGCTGGTTGTGATATCTCTAGCCCTTCGTATTTCACAATCGATAGGTACCTAAGCACATCCCAAATTTAAGTTATACGCTTACAATACAATCTGAATACTTTTAACTTCACGCTGGATGAAAAAGAAACACGGGGTGAGCTGCGTACCTGGCAGGATCGAAGTTTTCAACACCAAGATCTTCGTCCCATAAGAAAATATAGTTATACTCTGCTACAATATCTGGATGTAGAAACCGCTTTGCAAACCACCTGCTCATTACACACCATCAAATTTTGAACAGATTAATCAAAGAGAGCATTAAACTTTTAGATATTCATTCATTATCATGACTAACTACTAATCACTTGGACAATTTATAGATTTCAAGGAGAAAACTAGCTACTCATACCATTTAGTTTGATTATCAGCAGACACATGTATGACACTGCTGCTCCAGTTATAATCCTTCCACTCATCAACAATACCATCATAATGGAAAAGCATGACAGAAAAATCACTTCCTAGGAACTGCAATTTCAGTAGCCTTATGTTATCTTTCTATCTATCTATATACACGTATATATATCGCAGATATTCAAGGTTCAGATTTTCAATAATAAGTTATAACTTTACCTTCTGGACCATCATATCTACATTATTTTTCTGCCTTATCCCCACAGCAACAGCAAACAGACTTTTAGAAGTATTTGTCTTCTGTTTGCACATTTACGTCGTTAAGCTTGAGTCTGTTCATGGAATATACTTTTGCTTTGTTTTTCCAAAAGTAATTTATCAATGAAAAACTTCCAAAATAAGTAAATATACAAATAGAGAAGATCATCAAATGACTGTTGCTAGGCAATCAGCCAGATTGAGTTCTTTCCCACTTTCAGCAACTATACAGCTTTGTAAAGAGAAAAACCTCAAAATGTAACGCGGCATTCTCTCATTACTGACCTTTGGAAGACCCCATAGTGGTCTTCTCTCCAAGTTAGAGGTCCTGGAAACTATGCCTTCGGGTAACGTCTCACTTCCAGGAAGCCTGCATTGGTTCTAAAGACAACAAAAATTATGCCAGTAAGGCATGAAGAGCGGGGAATAATGGAGTACGAGTTGTGTTAACGAGTCTCCATATTCTCATTCACTTTTCAACCAGTCATCTGAGCTCTCCATATTTTCAGTAGAATGCTAGTTTGAAAGTAGGACTGCCCGTACCTTACATAAACCTTTCGGACCTTGTAAATTCCATATTAACATGTCCTGCAAAAGAAGTCTTAGGCTCTAAAACGTTGTGGCGTCTCTAGAATAATACATCAAAAAATCCAAGTATTTCATGTTCATCAAAGTATGAAGGGAATGCAGTAAGCAACCTCTATATTGTGTTGTGTTATTGTTCTGCTCCATAAGAAGAGTCCGACTAAGATCAAAGAAGCTGCAGGAAAGACACTGCCTCGCAAGAATATTCTACAACATTTTTGATGCCTCACTACCGGCATCTGAGAAAGTAATGCAAGTGTCATATAAATTCGACTCGTCATAAAACAGAGGACTGGCATAAGAAACATTATTTGCATCCATATATATAATGCATCTACTTGTTCTTCATCAAATTAGAAAACCTTTCGTATCGAACAAAGGTTAGCAGAAAATAAGCATTCGAACGTAGTTATATCGAATCAAACTACAGAATTTGTGGAACTTGTCACTGCTGCTCATTAGTCCAGATAATGATGCATAATTTTACTGAAATTCAACAAGGCAACCAAGACAGAAGCCTAATCACATTGTTATCTTCATAATTTAAGCTTTGAAATCAAATGCTGTTTAGAAACGTTCGTAGAAAGAGCAGGAGCTGATGTCGATATCAAATAATCATGTTACGAGATGGAGTTTGggggaaaattgaaaaataaccTTATAATTGGCGTATGCATATGAAGATCCAAAATGGTTGAGATTTTGCAGAAGAAATAGGAAATGTGTGTGTGTTGATGGAAAATTAGGCGCACATGCAATGAATCGTTACCAAATTAGATGATCGAGCCATGGAAGATCAGAAACTCGTGAAATGTCTCCCAAAACCGGCCGCATTCCATGTTCCGATTGTGTATACGTGATCGAGAAAGGTCTGATTAGGAGTAATTGATTTGCACATTTGATTGCACCATTTTAGTGAGATGTGTAAGCTA carries:
- the LOC121782693 gene encoding uncharacterized protein LOC121782693 isoform X1, which gives rise to MQIMFLMPVLCFMTSRIYMTLALLSQMPVVRHQKCCRIFLRGSVFPAASLILVGLFLWSRTITQHNIEDMLIWNLQGPKGLCKNQCRLPGSETLPEGIVSRTSNLERRPLWGLPKKTNTSKSLFAVAVGIRQKNNVDMMVQKFLGSDFSVMLFHYDGIVDEWKDYNWSSSVIHVSADNQTKWWFAKRFLHPDIVAEYNYIFLWDEDLGVENFDPARYLSIVKYEGLEISQPALDLDKSEMHHLITARSGRSKVHRRSYKHDGKGIQCNDNSTGPPCTGWIEVMAPVFSKAAWRCVWYMIQNDLIHAWGLDIRLGYCAQGDRTKKIGVVDTEYLVHYGLPTLGDPRQKTSRWNKTSSNEKKDKSGSGEIDQRLAVRRESYNEYKVFRRRWKKAAESDQCWADPYPEEDHEQNQKDHPSFWTQT
- the LOC121782693 gene encoding uncharacterized protein LOC121782693 isoform X2 — encoded protein: MARSSNLMPVVRHQKCCRIFLRGSVFPAASLILVGLFLWSRTITQHNIEDMLIWNLQGPKGLCKNQCRLPGSETLPEGIVSRTSNLERRPLWGLPKKTNTSKSLFAVAVGIRQKNNVDMMVQKFLGSDFSVMLFHYDGIVDEWKDYNWSSSVIHVSADNQTKWWFAKRFLHPDIVAEYNYIFLWDEDLGVENFDPARYLSIVKYEGLEISQPALDLDKSEMHHLITARSGRSKVHRRSYKHDGKGIQCNDNSTGPPCTGWIEVMAPVFSKAAWRCVWYMIQNDLIHAWGLDIRLGYCAQGDRTKKIGVVDTEYLVHYGLPTLGDPRQKTSRWNKTSSNEKKDKSGSGEIDQRLAVRRESYNEYKVFRRRWKKAAESDQCWADPYPEEDHEQNQKDHPSFWTQT